The Carassius gibelio isolate Cgi1373 ecotype wild population from Czech Republic chromosome B12, carGib1.2-hapl.c, whole genome shotgun sequence genome has a segment encoding these proteins:
- the si:dkey-21e13.3 gene encoding uncharacterized protein si:dkey-21e13.3, protein MDKMGASRPLPNEPKDSLSAAIEAISVSTELVEEELKPYLDTVLNVAIERKKGISEQVVESGILPVLVQILRRKSTLTTHTARLVAELARDAPVREQCFETGIVSALVTLLLSQDQDLLLHVSQAIARICYDSNLQQERFLSLGAVPRLVSVLLQYNENEALLSSCLLALCNLADMGEEDGTMLSWEEGAYFGEGERVFRGTSRFSFGFSSAVMVVRLKQWTNGQYSVAVEVLQRFSTMLWGAKNGHQTEHRLPNFAHLGSCPKLYKVIKCSVKNIPRKRNLRAAVLHTLL, encoded by the exons atgGACAAGATGGGGGCCAGTCGTCCACTACCTAATGAGCCCAAGG ATTCACTAAGTGCTGCAATAGAGGCTATCAGTGTGAGCACAGAACTTGTTGAGGAAGAACTAAAGCCATATTTGGACACAGTACTCAATGTTGCTATAGAAAGAA AGAAAGGCATATCAGAGCAGGTGGTAGAAAGTGGAATTCTTCCTGTTCTGGTTCAGATTTTAAGAAGAAAGAGCACACTCACTACTCACACTGCCAGACTGGTAGCTGAACTGGCCAGAGACG CCCCTGTGAGAGAGCAATGCTTTGAGACGGGCATTGTATCTGCCCTTGTGACCTTACTGCTAAGCCAAGACCAGGACCTTCTCCTTCACGTTAGCCAGGCAATCGCCAGGATTTGCTATGACAGCA ACTTGCAGCAGGAGCGATTCCTGAGTCTCGGGGCTGTCCCACGACTGGTGTCGGTTCTTCTGCAGTACAACGAGAACGAGGCACTGCTGAGCTCTTGCCTCCTGGCCCTTTGTAACCTGGCCGACATGGGCGAAGAAGATGGCACCATGCTCTCCTGGGAGGAAGGGGCTTATTTCGGTGAGGGAGAGCGAGTTTTCCGTGGCACCTCACGGTTCTCTTTTGGTTTCTCTTCGGCTGTGATGGTGGTCAGGCTGAAACAGTGGACTAACGGCCAGTACTCCGTGGCAGTAGAAGTGCTTCAAAGGTTCTCCACAATGCTGTGGGGCGCAAAAAACGGCCACCAGACTGAACACCGCTTACCGAACTTTGCTCACCTAGGCAGCTGCCCCAAATTGTATAAAGTTATCAAATGCTCAGTGAAGAACATACCGAGAAAGAGGAATCTGAGGGCAGCAGTGCTTCATACCCTCTTGTGA
- the si:ch73-127m5.2 gene encoding uncharacterized protein si:ch73-127m5.2, with translation MDPSSGMHMSAVSQNNEVVHVSVGNPIITMYQPQPQPPNIAQIITQHVIPQEVSCQGIPHTIPSHIQMPTHIQTQSHIQPAPHLQTPQQGHMEAHAHIPTQDHVSTQGPSEGQSAPPSQDGAVNSLQVPFAEVASLLDPNMKSSKARKYQIPYNEVKRRLEPPEKMSLRSLAAYTRVSRGPASKKTLLESLNVFGLSPSTNTAVSSSFSKLTEGDTAALCKDMKDFALQYVDYENMAKQLLPETNQVQHWSKIIETRNYLEEMRKIFNDPLNTRLFSNVTHGLGNGMMEVALDVIDNVIDRQIRILSGNTDPKPEPPVRRIRKRNRKPKAATEDGKPKEKGKRGRKKGKQMCMDSVVPEVQQSSEMESSMLTLVSVGYETISSGLNTTNAGLV, from the exons atggATCCGTCTTCAGGCATGCACATGTCTGCTGTTTCCCAAAACAATGAAGTGGTCCACGTCTCTGTCGGTAACCCCATTATAACCATGTATCAGCCGCAACCACAACCTCCAAACATTGCACAAATCATCACACAGCACGTGATACCTCAAGAAGTCTCCTGTCAGGGTATACCGCACACGATCCCATCACACATCCAAATGCCAACTCACATCCAGACTCAGTCACACATCCAGCCTGCTCCACATCTGCAGACTCCACAGCAAGGCCACATGGAAGCACATGCTCATATTCCGACCCAAGACCACGTATCAACACAAGGTCCATCAGAAGGCCAGAGTGCCCCGCCGTCTCAAGATGGTGCAGTAAACTCACTGCAAGTCCCTTTTGCAGAGGTAGCCTCCCTGCTGGACCCTAACATGAAGAGCTCAAAGGCTCGCAAATACCAGATCCCTTACAATGAGGTGAAGAGGAGATTGGAACCACCTGAGAAGATGTCTCTCCGATCTCTGGCTGCCTATACGAGAGTGAGTCGCGGTCCGGCTAGTAAGAAAACACTCTTGGAGTCTCTAAATGTCTTTGGTCTGTCACCAAGCACCAATACAGCAGTATCCAGTTCCTTTTCCAAACTAACTGAAG GTGACACAGCTGCCCTTTGCAAAGACATGAAGGATTTTGCACTGCAATATGTCGATTATGAGAATATGGCGAAACAGCTGCTACCTGAAACAAACCAAGTGCAGCACTGGTCAAAAATCATTGAAACAAG GAATTATCTAGAGGAGATGAGGAAGATTTTTAATGACCCTCTGAATACACGTTTGTTCTCCAATGTTACGCATGGTCTTGGTAACGGCATGATGGAAGTGGCTCTCGATGTGATAGATAACGTCATCGACCGACAAATCCGAATCCTCTCAGGGAACACCGACCCCAAACCCGAACCTCCGGTGAGAAGGATAAGGAAACGCAACCGCAAGCCCAAAGCGGCCACAGAAGACGGCAAACCTAAAGAAAAGGGCAAAAGGGGACGGAAGAAAGGGAAACAGATGTGCATGGATTCTGTTGTTCCTGAGGTTCAACAGTCCTCAGAGATGGAGAGCAGCATGTTAACACTAGTCTCTGTAGGATACGAAACTATTTCTAGTGGACTTAACACCACCAATGCAGGTCTTGTGTAA